The Impatiens glandulifera chromosome 3, dImpGla2.1, whole genome shotgun sequence genome contains a region encoding:
- the LOC124929150 gene encoding uncharacterized protein LOC124929150 isoform X1 has translation MVNKKRNAASRSKATPSPVATRSGASVADGLVLSPTDAEQNLNPDSTIVLLNTRPGKIESSLVESDASSYSAVKLECEKALTALRRGNYTKALRITKDLCIRYENTCHSSLIHRVQGTVCVKVASIIDDSNTKQRHLKNAIESARKAVSLSQNSIEFSHFYANLLYEVANDGKEYEEVVQECERGLAIENPIDPAKESLQDEGQHKQSTSDSRITHVQSELRSLIQKSNIASISNWMKNLGNGEDKFRFIPIRRVSEDPMEVRLVPARRPNEIKKATKTPEERRKEIEVRVAAARLLQQKSESPQFHNDESKGTDSSSGFNQRSGERRKSSIIKKSVSSSERKDGVRSYWNSMGLDMKKDLLRVRIPDLKAFNSSSKDNSGCDIICEAIAYAEGSRTWSFWMCCRCTEKFSNPESHAQHVVQEHLGNLMPKMQSVIPANVDNEWIEMLLNCSWKPLDANAASKMVDNCSAEIVDESLPKIDTQGHKDSQINDYCLDEAWISSPPRKTNGDSCNSNIDDDDKIHDSSLCFRGNARNQGFKAFPLSHNWPLSDDSERGKLLEKIASQFQVLIKHKCLAASHLTKIIQFAVEELQNLASGSLLLNYGVGQTPNCMCFLGASELKKLFKFLQELSHSCGVGRYPEKNNGLDDLSSCTQAAEILEKVTLSEDSSCLQLYEHFLPCKGISTSSIDALSDNVAFLDSNWEDQVSLDDDALLSWIFVGPTSSEQLASWTHMKKEKVQQGTEIFETLEKEFYHLQSMCERKCEHLSYDEALQAVEHLCLEEVKRREHDKEFERQSYEFILRKRLDELNEFDNDAISAVSRGSRFELDALANILKEVDNMNANQFGFEETYGSATSHLCDLESGEDDGWRTKDYSHQTDSCIEVAIQRQKDQVSTELNKLDAKILRNVNEMQQLEVKLEPASSHDYRSVLVPLVKSYLRAHLEDMAEKDATEKSDAAREAFLAELDKDSKRGSDVHDKIKDKKRNKEHRKAKETKAATSNEPIQYPDAEEMVEHISSEPDMINELLKKEEEDSKRRIELEAEERKLEETLQYQRRIEDEAKQKHLARQHKNINKIVSGTLAGDDCMVDPLSKQEELIQENGIPDDFIHISKNSVDRTLQRIGGTQSHLHTKAKQDMSVEMIDNNDSFLRPNAKQVLSNGEISESGISHSDQRIGRRGRRHKNSAKLADTRSQELSSDKENIEVALGRTIDSRHCNGDLASMGDSGSKTLRQLKAEEDDEERFQADLKRAVRQSLDVFHSNQKLPLADSSRMFRNKLSSKVEDTDVSSKDAPSGGTDVYGAGLKNEVGEYNCFLNVIIQSLWHLRLFRDEFLRQSTSGHIHVGDPCVTCALYDIFLALSRASTEMKRDAIAPTSLRTGLSNLYPESNFFQEAQMNDASEVLGVIFNCLHQSFTPALSISDADSTDRNGEGSWDCTNSACIAHSIFGMNIFERMNCYNCGLESRRMKYTSFFHNINASALRTMKVMCAESSFDELLNLVEMNHQLACDPDVGGCGKLNHIHHILSSSPHVFITVLGWQNTCEGVEDITATLSALATEMDVGIPYRGLDPKTKHCLVSVVCYYGQHYHCFAYSHEHEQWVMYDDKTVKVIGSWDDVLIMCEKGHLQPQVLFFEGVN, from the exons ATGGTGAACAAGAAGCGAAACGCCGCTTCTCGTTCCAAAGCCACACCATCGCCGGTGGCTACGAGGAGTGGCGCTTCAGTAGCCGATGGTCTCGTTCTCAGTCCAACCGACGCCGAGCAAAACCTAAATCCGGATTCCACCATTGTTCTTCTGAATACACGGCCAGGCAAGATCGAATCTTCGTTGGTTGAATCGGATGCTTCTTCTTACTCTGCAGTTAAGTTAGAATGTGAGAAAGCACTGACGGCACTCCGTCGTGGAAACTACACAAAAGCCCTAAGGATTACTAAGGATTTGTGTATCCGATATGAAAACACTTGTCACTCTTCGCTGATTCATCGTGTTCAAGGGACTGTTTGTGTTAAAGTTGCTTCGATCATCGATGATTCCAATACGAAACAGCGTCATTTGAAGAATGCAATTGAGTCTGCAAGGAAAGCAGTTTCGTTATCGCAGAATTCTATTgagttttctcatttttatgCTAACTTGCTGTATGAGGTTGCTAATGATGGAAAGGAGTACGAGGAGGTTGTGCAAGAGTGTGAAAGGGGATTGGCAATTGAGAATCCAATTGATCCGGCTAAAGAGAGTTTGCAGGATGAGGGCCAACATAAACAATCCACCTCCGATTCACGTATTACCCATGTGCAGAGTGAGCTTAGGTCACTTATTCAGAAATCAAACATAGCTTCGATTTCCAATTGGATGAAAAACCTTGGGAATGGAGAAGATAAGTTCAGGTTCATTCCAATAAGAAGGGTATCAGAAGATCCAATGGAGGTTAGACTGGTGCCAGCCAGACGACCTAACGAAATTAAGAAGGCAACAAAGACGCCTGAAGAAAGAAGGAAGGAGATTGAAGTCCGTGTTGCAGCTGCAAGACTTCTTCAACAAAAGTCAGAGTCTCCTCAGTTTCACAATGATGAAAGCAAGGGAACGGATTCATCATCTGGGTTCAATCAGAGGTCAGGGGAGCGTCGCAAGTCTTCAATTATAAAGAAGAGTGTTTCTTCGTCAGAGAGAAAGGATGGGGTAAGGTCATATTGGAATTCCATGGGATTAGATATGAAAAAAGATCTACTCAGAGTTAGGATTCCAGATCTGAAGGCTTTTAACAGTTCATCAAAGGATAATTCTGGTTGTGATATCATATGTGAAGCTATTGCATATGCTGAAGGCAGTAGGACATGGAGCTTTTGGATGTGCTGCCGCTGCACTGAAAAGTTCTCAAATCCTGAATCACATGCGCAACATGTTGTTCAGGAACACTTAGGGAATCTTATGCCCAAGATGCAGTCAGTTATACCCGCCAATGTTGATAATGAGTGGATTGAGATGCTCCTTAACTGTTCTTGGAAACCATTAGATGCTAATGCTGCATCTAAGATGGTTGATAACTGCTCTGCTGAAATTGTTGATGAATCATTGCCAAAAATTGACACACAAGGGCATAAGGATAGCCAGATCAATGACTACTGTTTGGATGAAGCTTGGATATCATCCCCTCCGAGAAAAACAAATGGAGATAGTTGCAATAGTAATATTGACGATGATGATAAAATCCATGATTCAAGTCTTTGCTTCAGAGGAAATGCTAGGAATCAGGGGTTCAAAGCTTTCCCCCTTTCCCACAACTGGCCATTATCTGATGATTCTGAACGTGGTAAACTTCTTGAGAAGATTGCCTCTCAATTCCAGGTTCTTATTAAGCATAAATGCCTTGCTGCAAGTCATTTGACCAAGATAATACAATTTGCAGTAGAGGAGCTGCAGAATCTGGCATCTGGTTCTCTGCTTCTGAACTATGGTGTTGGCCAGACACCCAATTGCATGTGCTTTCTGGGAGCTTCTGAGCTTAAGAAACTCTTTAAATTTTTGCAAGAGTTGTCTCATTCATGTGGAGTAGGTAGGTATCCTGAAAAGAATAACGGTCTTGATGATTTAAGCAGCTGCACTCAGGCTGCTGAAATCTTGGAAAAGGTGACTCTTAGTGAAGATTCATCATGTCTTCAGTTGTATGAGCATTTCTTGCCTTGCAAAGGGATTTCGACCTCCAGCATTGATGCTTTGTCAGATAATGTAGCTTTTCTTGACAGTAACTGGGAAGATCAGGTTTCACTTGATGACGATGCTTTGCTATCATGGATCTTTGTAGGTCCCACAAGTAGCGAACAGTTAGCTTCATGGACACACatgaagaaagagaaagtgCAGCAAGGAACAGAAATCTTCGAAACACTTGAAAAAGAGTTTTACCATCTACAGAGCATGTGTGAGAGGAAGTGTGAGCATTTGAGCTATGATGAAGCATTGCAGGCTGTTGAGCATCTTTGTCTTGAAGAAGTAAAGAGAAGGGAGCATGATAAAGAATTTGAGCGTCAAAgctatgaatttatattaaggAAGCGTCTAGATGAGCTTAATGAGTTTGACAATGATGCCATATCTGCTGTATCTAGGGGCAGTAGGTTTGAGCTAGACGCTCTAGCAAACATTCTGAAAGAAGTAGACAATATGAATGCTAATCAGTTTGGATTTGAGGAGACATATGGTAGTGCAACATCTCATCTATGTGACTTGGAATCTGGTGAAGATGATGGCTGGAGGACAAAGGACTATTCACATCAGACGGATTCATGCATAGAAGTGGCAATTCAGAGGCAGAAAGATCAGGTGTCCACAGAG CTCAACAAACTTGATGCCAAAATCTTGCGTAATGTTAATGAGATGCAGCAGTTGGAGGTCAAGCTTGAGCCCGCATCTTCCCATGATTACCGATCAGTACTGGTTCCTCTTGTGAAATCTTATCTACGG GCTCACTTGGAAGATATGGCTGAAAAAGATGCCACTGAGAAGTCTGATGCTGCTAGAGAAGCATTTTTGGCTGAACTTGACAAGGACTCAAAAAGAGGTTCTGATGTACATGATAAGATAAAGGATAAAAAGAGAAACAAGGAACATAGAAAAGCCAAGGAGACAAAG GCTGCAACTAGTAATGAGCCTATACAATACCCTGATGCTGAGGAGat GGTTGAACACATAAGTTCTGAACCAGATATGATTAATGAACTcctaaaaaaagaagaagaggattCTAAGCGGAGAATTGAGCTTGAAgctgaagaaagaaaacttgAGGAAACTCTACAATATCAAAGACGAATAGAAGACGAGGCTAAGCAGAAACACCTTGCAAGACAGCACAAGAACATTAACAAAATTGTATCAGGAACACTTGCTGGTGATGATTGCATGGTTGACCCATTAAGTAAGCAG GAGGAATTGATCCAGGAAAATGGAATTCCAGATGATTTCATTCATATCTCTAAGAACTCTGTAGATAGGACCTTGCAGAGGATAGGTGGTACCCAAAGTCACCTTCATACAAAGGCTAAGCAAG ATATGTCAGTGGAAATGATTGATAACAATGACAGTTTCCTTCGTCCAAATGCCAAACAAG TCTTGTCCAATGGTGAGATTTCAGAGTCTGGTATTTCACATTCTGATCAGCGGATTGGAAGAAGAGGTAGGCGCCACAAGAACTCAGCAAAGTTGGCTGACACACGGTCTCAAGAATTGTCATCCGACAAAGAGAACATTGAAGTTGCACTGGGTCGAACTATTGATAGTCGACATTGTAATGGAG ATCTTGCTTCTATGGGAGACAGTGGATCAAAAACTTTGAGACAACTAAAAGCTGAGGAAGATGATGAAGAGCGATTCCAAGCTGATCTTAAAAGAGCTGTACGCCAAAGCCTTG ATGTATTTCATTCCAACCAAAAGTTGCCCTTGGCAGACAGTTCAAGAATGTTCCGGAACAAATTGTCATCAAAGGTGGAGGACACGGATGTTTCATCTAAGGATGCTCCAAGTGGTGGGACTGATGTTTATGGTGCAGGTCTGAAGAATGAAGTTGGAGAATATAATTGTTTTCTAAATGTGATCATACAG TCATTGTGGCATCTAAGACTGTTTCGAGACGAATTCTTGAGGCAATCTACATCAGGGCATATTCATGTAGGAGATCCATGTGTTACTTGTGCACTATACGATATATTCCTTGCTTTGAGTAGGGCATCCACAGAAATGAAAAGAGACGCTATTGCCCCTACTTCTCTAAGGACCGGTCTTAGCAATCTGTATCCAGAAAGTAACTTTTTCCAGGAG GCTCAGATGAACGACGCTTCAGAAGTTTTGGGAGTGATTTTCAATTGTCTTCATCAATCATTTACACCTGCTTTGAGCATTTCTGATGCTGACTCAACAGATAGAAATGGGGAAGGATCTTGGGATTGCACAAATTCTGCTTGTATAGCTCATTCTATTTTTGGGATGAACATCTTTGAAAGGATGAATTGTTACAATTGTGGTTTAGAATCCCGACGAATGAAGTATACATCTTTCTTCCATAACATTAATGCCAGTGCTCTTCGAACAATGAAG GTGATGTGTGCTGAAAGCTCTTTCGATGAGCTATTAAACTTGGTTGAGATGAATCATCAACTAGCTTGTGATCCAGATGTGGGTGGCTGTGGAAAGCTCAACCACATTCATCATATCCTTTCTTCTTCACCACATGTTTTTATAACAG TATTAGGATGGCAGAATACTTGTGAGGGTGTTGAAGACATTACAGCAACTTTGTCTGCCCTGGCTACTGAAATGGATGTAGGCATTCCTTACCGTGGTCTTGATCCAAAAACCAAACATTGCTTGGTTTCAGTG GTTTGCTATTATGGACAACATTACCATTGCTTCGCATACAGTCATGAACACGAGCAATGGGTGATGTATGATGATAAAACAGTCAAG GTAATCGGCAGTTGGGATGACGTATTGATAATGTGCGAGAAAGGACATTTGCAGCCCCAGGTTCTTTTCTTTGAAGGTGTAAACTAG
- the LOC124929150 gene encoding uncharacterized protein LOC124929150 isoform X2, with amino-acid sequence MVNKKRNAASRSKATPSPVATRSGASVADGLVLSPTDAEQNLNPDSTIVLLNTRPGKIESSLVESDASSYSAVKLECEKALTALRRGNYTKALRITKDLCIRYENTCHSSLIHRVQGTVCVKVASIIDDSNTKQRHLKNAIESARKAVSLSQNSIEFSHFYANLLYEVANDGKEYEEVVQECERGLAIENPIDPAKESLQDEGQHKQSTSDSRITHVQSELRSLIQKSNIASISNWMKNLGNGEDKFRFIPIRRVSEDPMEVRLVPARRPNEIKKATKTPEERRKEIEVRVAAARLLQQKSESPQFHNDESKGTDSSSGFNQRSGERRKSSIIKKSVSSSERKDGVRSYWNSMGLDMKKDLLRVRIPDLKAFNSSSKDNSGCDIICEAIAYAEGSRTWSFWMCCRCTEKFSNPESHAQHVVQEHLGNLMPKMQSVIPANVDNEWIEMLLNCSWKPLDANAASKMVDNCSAEIVDESLPKIDTQGHKDSQINDYCLDEAWISSPPRKTNGDSCNSNIDDDDKIHDSSLCFRGNARNQGFKAFPLSHNWPLSDDSERGKLLEKIASQFQVLIKHKCLAASHLTKIIQFAVEELQNLASGSLLLNYGVGQTPNCMCFLGASELKKLFKFLQELSHSCGVGRYPEKNNGLDDLSSCTQAAEILEKVTLSEDSSCLQLYEHFLPCKGISTSSIDALSDNVAFLDSNWEDQVSLDDDALLSWIFVGPTSSEQLASWTHMKKEKVQQGTEIFETLEKEFYHLQSMCERKCEHLSYDEALQAVEHLCLEEVKRREHDKEFERQSYEFILRKRLDELNEFDNDAISAVSRGSRFELDALANILKEVDNMNANQFGFEETYGSATSHLCDLESGEDDGWRTKDYSHQTDSCIEVAIQRQKDQVSTELNKLDAKILRNVNEMQQLEVKLEPASSHDYRSVLVPLVKSYLRAHLEDMAEKDATEKSDAAREAFLAELDKDSKRGSDVHDKIKDKKRNKEHRKAKETKAATSNEPIQYPDAEEMVEHISSEPDMINELLKKEEEDSKRRIELEAEERKLEETLQYQRRIEDEAKQKHLARQHKNINKIVSGTLAGDDCMVDPLSKQEELIQENGIPDDFIHISKNSVDRTLQRIGGTQSHLHTKAKQDMSVEMIDNNDSFLRPNAKQVLSNGEISESGISHSDQRIGRRGRRHKNSAKLADTRSQELSSDKENIEVALGRTIDSRHCNGDLASMGDSGSKTLRQLKAEEDDEERFQADLKRAVRQSLDSSRMFRNKLSSKVEDTDVSSKDAPSGGTDVYGAGLKNEVGEYNCFLNVIIQSLWHLRLFRDEFLRQSTSGHIHVGDPCVTCALYDIFLALSRASTEMKRDAIAPTSLRTGLSNLYPESNFFQEAQMNDASEVLGVIFNCLHQSFTPALSISDADSTDRNGEGSWDCTNSACIAHSIFGMNIFERMNCYNCGLESRRMKYTSFFHNINASALRTMKVMCAESSFDELLNLVEMNHQLACDPDVGGCGKLNHIHHILSSSPHVFITVLGWQNTCEGVEDITATLSALATEMDVGIPYRGLDPKTKHCLVSVVCYYGQHYHCFAYSHEHEQWVMYDDKTVKVIGSWDDVLIMCEKGHLQPQVLFFEGVN; translated from the exons ATGGTGAACAAGAAGCGAAACGCCGCTTCTCGTTCCAAAGCCACACCATCGCCGGTGGCTACGAGGAGTGGCGCTTCAGTAGCCGATGGTCTCGTTCTCAGTCCAACCGACGCCGAGCAAAACCTAAATCCGGATTCCACCATTGTTCTTCTGAATACACGGCCAGGCAAGATCGAATCTTCGTTGGTTGAATCGGATGCTTCTTCTTACTCTGCAGTTAAGTTAGAATGTGAGAAAGCACTGACGGCACTCCGTCGTGGAAACTACACAAAAGCCCTAAGGATTACTAAGGATTTGTGTATCCGATATGAAAACACTTGTCACTCTTCGCTGATTCATCGTGTTCAAGGGACTGTTTGTGTTAAAGTTGCTTCGATCATCGATGATTCCAATACGAAACAGCGTCATTTGAAGAATGCAATTGAGTCTGCAAGGAAAGCAGTTTCGTTATCGCAGAATTCTATTgagttttctcatttttatgCTAACTTGCTGTATGAGGTTGCTAATGATGGAAAGGAGTACGAGGAGGTTGTGCAAGAGTGTGAAAGGGGATTGGCAATTGAGAATCCAATTGATCCGGCTAAAGAGAGTTTGCAGGATGAGGGCCAACATAAACAATCCACCTCCGATTCACGTATTACCCATGTGCAGAGTGAGCTTAGGTCACTTATTCAGAAATCAAACATAGCTTCGATTTCCAATTGGATGAAAAACCTTGGGAATGGAGAAGATAAGTTCAGGTTCATTCCAATAAGAAGGGTATCAGAAGATCCAATGGAGGTTAGACTGGTGCCAGCCAGACGACCTAACGAAATTAAGAAGGCAACAAAGACGCCTGAAGAAAGAAGGAAGGAGATTGAAGTCCGTGTTGCAGCTGCAAGACTTCTTCAACAAAAGTCAGAGTCTCCTCAGTTTCACAATGATGAAAGCAAGGGAACGGATTCATCATCTGGGTTCAATCAGAGGTCAGGGGAGCGTCGCAAGTCTTCAATTATAAAGAAGAGTGTTTCTTCGTCAGAGAGAAAGGATGGGGTAAGGTCATATTGGAATTCCATGGGATTAGATATGAAAAAAGATCTACTCAGAGTTAGGATTCCAGATCTGAAGGCTTTTAACAGTTCATCAAAGGATAATTCTGGTTGTGATATCATATGTGAAGCTATTGCATATGCTGAAGGCAGTAGGACATGGAGCTTTTGGATGTGCTGCCGCTGCACTGAAAAGTTCTCAAATCCTGAATCACATGCGCAACATGTTGTTCAGGAACACTTAGGGAATCTTATGCCCAAGATGCAGTCAGTTATACCCGCCAATGTTGATAATGAGTGGATTGAGATGCTCCTTAACTGTTCTTGGAAACCATTAGATGCTAATGCTGCATCTAAGATGGTTGATAACTGCTCTGCTGAAATTGTTGATGAATCATTGCCAAAAATTGACACACAAGGGCATAAGGATAGCCAGATCAATGACTACTGTTTGGATGAAGCTTGGATATCATCCCCTCCGAGAAAAACAAATGGAGATAGTTGCAATAGTAATATTGACGATGATGATAAAATCCATGATTCAAGTCTTTGCTTCAGAGGAAATGCTAGGAATCAGGGGTTCAAAGCTTTCCCCCTTTCCCACAACTGGCCATTATCTGATGATTCTGAACGTGGTAAACTTCTTGAGAAGATTGCCTCTCAATTCCAGGTTCTTATTAAGCATAAATGCCTTGCTGCAAGTCATTTGACCAAGATAATACAATTTGCAGTAGAGGAGCTGCAGAATCTGGCATCTGGTTCTCTGCTTCTGAACTATGGTGTTGGCCAGACACCCAATTGCATGTGCTTTCTGGGAGCTTCTGAGCTTAAGAAACTCTTTAAATTTTTGCAAGAGTTGTCTCATTCATGTGGAGTAGGTAGGTATCCTGAAAAGAATAACGGTCTTGATGATTTAAGCAGCTGCACTCAGGCTGCTGAAATCTTGGAAAAGGTGACTCTTAGTGAAGATTCATCATGTCTTCAGTTGTATGAGCATTTCTTGCCTTGCAAAGGGATTTCGACCTCCAGCATTGATGCTTTGTCAGATAATGTAGCTTTTCTTGACAGTAACTGGGAAGATCAGGTTTCACTTGATGACGATGCTTTGCTATCATGGATCTTTGTAGGTCCCACAAGTAGCGAACAGTTAGCTTCATGGACACACatgaagaaagagaaagtgCAGCAAGGAACAGAAATCTTCGAAACACTTGAAAAAGAGTTTTACCATCTACAGAGCATGTGTGAGAGGAAGTGTGAGCATTTGAGCTATGATGAAGCATTGCAGGCTGTTGAGCATCTTTGTCTTGAAGAAGTAAAGAGAAGGGAGCATGATAAAGAATTTGAGCGTCAAAgctatgaatttatattaaggAAGCGTCTAGATGAGCTTAATGAGTTTGACAATGATGCCATATCTGCTGTATCTAGGGGCAGTAGGTTTGAGCTAGACGCTCTAGCAAACATTCTGAAAGAAGTAGACAATATGAATGCTAATCAGTTTGGATTTGAGGAGACATATGGTAGTGCAACATCTCATCTATGTGACTTGGAATCTGGTGAAGATGATGGCTGGAGGACAAAGGACTATTCACATCAGACGGATTCATGCATAGAAGTGGCAATTCAGAGGCAGAAAGATCAGGTGTCCACAGAG CTCAACAAACTTGATGCCAAAATCTTGCGTAATGTTAATGAGATGCAGCAGTTGGAGGTCAAGCTTGAGCCCGCATCTTCCCATGATTACCGATCAGTACTGGTTCCTCTTGTGAAATCTTATCTACGG GCTCACTTGGAAGATATGGCTGAAAAAGATGCCACTGAGAAGTCTGATGCTGCTAGAGAAGCATTTTTGGCTGAACTTGACAAGGACTCAAAAAGAGGTTCTGATGTACATGATAAGATAAAGGATAAAAAGAGAAACAAGGAACATAGAAAAGCCAAGGAGACAAAG GCTGCAACTAGTAATGAGCCTATACAATACCCTGATGCTGAGGAGat GGTTGAACACATAAGTTCTGAACCAGATATGATTAATGAACTcctaaaaaaagaagaagaggattCTAAGCGGAGAATTGAGCTTGAAgctgaagaaagaaaacttgAGGAAACTCTACAATATCAAAGACGAATAGAAGACGAGGCTAAGCAGAAACACCTTGCAAGACAGCACAAGAACATTAACAAAATTGTATCAGGAACACTTGCTGGTGATGATTGCATGGTTGACCCATTAAGTAAGCAG GAGGAATTGATCCAGGAAAATGGAATTCCAGATGATTTCATTCATATCTCTAAGAACTCTGTAGATAGGACCTTGCAGAGGATAGGTGGTACCCAAAGTCACCTTCATACAAAGGCTAAGCAAG ATATGTCAGTGGAAATGATTGATAACAATGACAGTTTCCTTCGTCCAAATGCCAAACAAG TCTTGTCCAATGGTGAGATTTCAGAGTCTGGTATTTCACATTCTGATCAGCGGATTGGAAGAAGAGGTAGGCGCCACAAGAACTCAGCAAAGTTGGCTGACACACGGTCTCAAGAATTGTCATCCGACAAAGAGAACATTGAAGTTGCACTGGGTCGAACTATTGATAGTCGACATTGTAATGGAG ATCTTGCTTCTATGGGAGACAGTGGATCAAAAACTTTGAGACAACTAAAAGCTGAGGAAGATGATGAAGAGCGATTCCAAGCTGATCTTAAAAGAGCTGTACGCCAAAGCCTTG ACAGTTCAAGAATGTTCCGGAACAAATTGTCATCAAAGGTGGAGGACACGGATGTTTCATCTAAGGATGCTCCAAGTGGTGGGACTGATGTTTATGGTGCAGGTCTGAAGAATGAAGTTGGAGAATATAATTGTTTTCTAAATGTGATCATACAG TCATTGTGGCATCTAAGACTGTTTCGAGACGAATTCTTGAGGCAATCTACATCAGGGCATATTCATGTAGGAGATCCATGTGTTACTTGTGCACTATACGATATATTCCTTGCTTTGAGTAGGGCATCCACAGAAATGAAAAGAGACGCTATTGCCCCTACTTCTCTAAGGACCGGTCTTAGCAATCTGTATCCAGAAAGTAACTTTTTCCAGGAG GCTCAGATGAACGACGCTTCAGAAGTTTTGGGAGTGATTTTCAATTGTCTTCATCAATCATTTACACCTGCTTTGAGCATTTCTGATGCTGACTCAACAGATAGAAATGGGGAAGGATCTTGGGATTGCACAAATTCTGCTTGTATAGCTCATTCTATTTTTGGGATGAACATCTTTGAAAGGATGAATTGTTACAATTGTGGTTTAGAATCCCGACGAATGAAGTATACATCTTTCTTCCATAACATTAATGCCAGTGCTCTTCGAACAATGAAG GTGATGTGTGCTGAAAGCTCTTTCGATGAGCTATTAAACTTGGTTGAGATGAATCATCAACTAGCTTGTGATCCAGATGTGGGTGGCTGTGGAAAGCTCAACCACATTCATCATATCCTTTCTTCTTCACCACATGTTTTTATAACAG TATTAGGATGGCAGAATACTTGTGAGGGTGTTGAAGACATTACAGCAACTTTGTCTGCCCTGGCTACTGAAATGGATGTAGGCATTCCTTACCGTGGTCTTGATCCAAAAACCAAACATTGCTTGGTTTCAGTG GTTTGCTATTATGGACAACATTACCATTGCTTCGCATACAGTCATGAACACGAGCAATGGGTGATGTATGATGATAAAACAGTCAAG GTAATCGGCAGTTGGGATGACGTATTGATAATGTGCGAGAAAGGACATTTGCAGCCCCAGGTTCTTTTCTTTGAAGGTGTAAACTAG